A DNA window from Mycolicibacter hiberniae contains the following coding sequences:
- the typA gene encoding translational GTPase TypA produces the protein MNFRNVAIVAHVDHGKTTLVDAMLRQSGALAAERGEAQERVMDSGDLEREKGITILAKNTAVHRHHADGSVTVINVIDTPGHADFGGEVERGLSMVDGVVLLVDASEGPLPQTRFVLRKALAAHLPVILVVNKTDRPDARIAEVVEASHDLLLDVASDLDDEAQAAAEHALGLPTLYASGRAGVASTTAPADGSIPDGENLDPLFDVLLEHVPPPSGDPEAPLQALVTNLDASAFLGRLALIRVYNGRIRKGQQVAWMREVDGEEVTTTAKITELLVTVGVERTPTDEASAGDIVAIAGIGDIMIGDTLADLAAPRALPRITVDEPAISVTIGTNTSPLAGKVSGHKLTARMVKSRLDTELIGNVSIRVVDVGRPDAWEVQGRGELALAILVEQMRREGFELTVGKPQVVTRKIDGKVHEPFEHLTVDCPEEYVGAITQLAAARKGRMTEMANHTTGWVRMEFIIPSRGLIGWRTDFLTETRGTGIANAVFEGYQPWAGEIRARHTGSLVSDRAGAITPFALIQLADRGQFFVEPGQATYQGMVVGINPRAEDLDINVTKEKKLTNMRSSTADVMETLARPIELDLEQAMEFCAADECVEVTPEVIRVRKVELDSTLRARSRARAKNL, from the coding sequence ACTCTGGTCGACGCCATGCTCCGCCAGTCCGGTGCACTCGCCGCCGAGCGCGGTGAGGCCCAAGAGCGGGTGATGGACTCCGGTGACCTGGAGCGGGAAAAGGGCATCACGATCCTGGCCAAGAACACGGCCGTGCATCGTCACCATGCCGACGGGTCGGTCACCGTCATCAACGTGATCGACACCCCCGGCCACGCCGACTTCGGCGGCGAGGTGGAGCGCGGGCTGTCGATGGTCGACGGTGTGGTTCTGCTGGTCGACGCATCCGAGGGGCCGCTCCCGCAGACCCGGTTCGTGCTGCGCAAGGCCTTGGCCGCGCACCTGCCGGTCATCCTGGTGGTCAACAAGACCGACCGGCCCGACGCCCGCATCGCCGAGGTGGTCGAGGCCAGCCACGACCTGCTGCTGGATGTGGCCAGCGACCTCGACGACGAGGCGCAGGCCGCTGCCGAGCACGCCCTGGGGTTGCCGACGCTGTACGCATCCGGTCGTGCCGGGGTGGCCAGTACCACCGCGCCCGCCGACGGCTCGATCCCCGACGGCGAGAACCTCGACCCCCTGTTCGACGTGCTGCTCGAGCACGTGCCGCCACCGTCGGGCGACCCGGAGGCGCCGCTGCAGGCGCTGGTCACCAACCTCGACGCCTCGGCCTTCCTGGGCCGGCTGGCCCTGATCCGGGTGTACAACGGCCGCATCCGCAAGGGCCAGCAGGTCGCCTGGATGCGCGAAGTCGACGGCGAAGAGGTGACCACCACGGCCAAGATCACCGAGCTGCTGGTCACCGTGGGCGTCGAGCGGACCCCCACCGACGAGGCGTCCGCCGGCGACATCGTCGCCATCGCCGGGATCGGCGACATCATGATCGGCGACACCCTCGCCGACCTCGCCGCGCCCCGCGCCCTGCCGCGTATCACCGTCGACGAGCCGGCGATCTCGGTGACCATCGGCACCAACACCTCGCCGCTGGCGGGCAAGGTCTCCGGCCACAAGCTGACCGCGCGCATGGTGAAGTCCCGGCTGGACACCGAACTGATCGGCAACGTCTCGATCCGGGTCGTCGACGTGGGCCGCCCGGACGCCTGGGAGGTGCAGGGCCGTGGCGAACTGGCGCTGGCCATCCTCGTCGAGCAGATGCGCCGGGAGGGCTTCGAGCTGACCGTCGGCAAGCCGCAGGTGGTGACCCGCAAGATCGACGGCAAAGTGCACGAACCCTTCGAGCACCTGACCGTCGACTGCCCGGAGGAATACGTGGGCGCCATCACCCAGCTGGCGGCTGCCCGCAAGGGGCGGATGACCGAGATGGCCAACCACACCACCGGGTGGGTGCGGATGGAGTTCATCATCCCCAGCCGTGGCCTGATCGGCTGGCGCACCGACTTCCTCACCGAGACCCGCGGCACCGGCATCGCCAACGCGGTGTTCGAGGGCTACCAGCCGTGGGCCGGCGAAATCCGCGCCCGCCACACCGGATCCCTGGTCTCCGACCGGGCCGGGGCCATCACACCGTTCGCGCTGATCCAACTGGCCGACCGCGGGCAGTTCTTCGTCGAGCCGGGCCAGGCCACCTACCAGGGCATGGTGGTGGGCATCAACCCGCGGGCCGAAGACCTCGACATCAACGTCACCAAAGAGAAGAAGCTGACCAACATGCGCTCCTCGACGGCCGACGTGATGGAGACGCTGGCCCGGCCGATCGAACTCGACCTGGAGCAGGCGATGGAGTTCTGCGCCGCCGACGAGTGCGTGGAGGTCACCCCGGAGGTCATCCGCGTCCGCAAGGTCGAACTGGACTCGACGCTGCGGGCTCGCAGTCGCGCCCGGGCCAAGAATCTCTAG
- a CDS encoding ABC transporter family substrate-binding protein — MSVPRPARRSRVTAGALALATTLVLTQATSACTVNPPPAPQSTETTKSTAPPPPRISQIIMGIDSIGAGFNPHLRSDLSAVTAAVSALVLPSTFRPVPDPATPTGSRWEMDQNLLVSAQVTAEAPFTVTYRIRPEASWTDNAPIAADDFWYLWQQMVSQPGVVDPAGYDLITGVHSVEGGKQVVVTFSKPYPAWRELFNNILPAHIVKDVPGGFPAGLARALPVTGGQFRVENIDPQRDAILLARNDRYWGPPAKPDLVLFRRAGSAAALADSIRNGDTQVAQVHGGAAVFAQLSVIPGVQTTRLVAPRVMQLALRAGEPKLADVRVRRAILGLLDVGLLATVGAGSDNTVTLDQAQIRTPSDPGYVPTAPPAMSESAALALLQAAGYRVEKDAPPSALVPPAGAASTLPQAPEITRGRISRGGEQLSLVIGVAANDPTSLAVANTAADQLRNVGIAATVLALDPVKLYREALVTHQVDAIVGWQQAGGDLATLLASRYGCGALAPTAVPTSGSPVPAPSGTAAPRSPAPAAGPAAPSSTTPPPRTPAPGALVQAPSNITGVCDHAIQDEIDAALDGGKPIGEVIASVEPRLWNMATVLPILQDTTIVAVGPSVTNVSLTGAVPVGIVGEAGNWVKLP, encoded by the coding sequence ATGTCCGTGCCGAGACCAGCCCGCCGCAGCCGTGTCACGGCGGGCGCCCTGGCTCTGGCGACGACGCTGGTGCTCACCCAGGCCACCTCGGCGTGCACGGTCAATCCGCCGCCCGCACCGCAGAGCACGGAGACGACGAAGAGCACGGCGCCCCCACCGCCGCGGATCAGCCAGATCATCATGGGCATCGACTCCATCGGTGCCGGCTTCAACCCCCACCTGCGTTCGGACCTGTCGGCGGTCACCGCCGCGGTCAGCGCCCTGGTGTTGCCCAGTACGTTCCGGCCGGTCCCGGACCCCGCCACGCCCACCGGGTCGCGCTGGGAGATGGACCAGAACCTGTTGGTGTCGGCCCAGGTGACCGCCGAAGCGCCGTTCACGGTGACCTACCGGATCCGCCCGGAGGCCTCCTGGACCGACAACGCGCCGATCGCCGCCGACGACTTCTGGTACCTGTGGCAGCAGATGGTCAGCCAGCCCGGCGTCGTCGACCCGGCGGGCTATGACCTGATCACCGGGGTGCACTCCGTCGAGGGCGGCAAGCAGGTGGTGGTCACCTTCTCCAAGCCCTATCCCGCCTGGCGGGAGCTGTTCAACAACATCCTGCCGGCCCACATCGTCAAAGACGTGCCCGGCGGCTTCCCGGCGGGCCTGGCCCGGGCACTGCCGGTCACCGGCGGACAGTTCCGGGTGGAGAACATCGACCCGCAGCGCGACGCGATACTGCTGGCCCGCAATGACCGCTACTGGGGCCCGCCGGCCAAGCCGGACCTGGTCCTGTTCCGCCGCGCCGGGTCGGCCGCGGCGCTGGCCGACTCCATCCGCAACGGCGACACCCAGGTCGCGCAGGTGCACGGCGGCGCGGCGGTGTTCGCGCAGCTGTCGGTGATTCCCGGCGTACAGACCACCCGACTGGTCGCCCCCCGGGTGATGCAGCTGGCGCTGCGGGCGGGGGAACCCAAGCTGGCCGACGTCCGGGTTCGCCGGGCCATTCTGGGGCTGCTCGATGTCGGCCTGCTGGCCACGGTGGGGGCCGGCAGCGACAACACCGTGACGTTGGACCAGGCCCAGATCCGGACGCCCAGCGATCCCGGCTACGTGCCCACCGCGCCACCGGCCATGTCGGAGTCGGCGGCGCTGGCGCTGCTGCAGGCCGCCGGCTACCGGGTCGAGAAGGACGCGCCGCCGTCGGCGCTGGTTCCCCCCGCCGGGGCGGCCAGCACCCTGCCGCAGGCGCCGGAGATCACCCGGGGACGCATCAGCAGGGGCGGCGAACAGCTGTCGCTGGTCATCGGGGTGGCGGCCAACGACCCGACCTCACTGGCGGTGGCGAACACCGCCGCCGACCAGTTGCGCAATGTCGGCATCGCCGCCACCGTGCTGGCGCTGGACCCGGTGAAGCTCTATCGCGAGGCGCTGGTCACCCACCAGGTGGACGCGATCGTGGGCTGGCAGCAGGCCGGTGGCGATCTGGCGACGCTGCTGGCGTCGCGTTACGGCTGCGGCGCGCTGGCCCCCACCGCGGTGCCCACCTCGGGCAGCCCGGTGCCGGCTCCGTCGGGGACGGCGGCACCGCGTTCCCCGGCGCCGGCCGCCGGACCGGCCGCGCCCAGCTCAACAACCCCGCCGCCGCGCACGCCGGCGCCGGGCGCGCTGGTGCAGGCTCCGTCCAACATCACCGGGGTGTGCGATCACGCCATCCAGGATGAGATCGACGCGGCCCTCGACGGAGGCAAACCCATCGGCGAGGTGATCGCCTCGGTCGAACCACGGCTGTGGAACATGGCGACGGTGTTGCCGATCCTGCAGGACACCACGATCGTCGCCGTCGGTCCCAGCGTGACCAACGTCAGCCTGACCGGCGCCGTACCCGTGGGAATCGTCGGCGAAGCCGGCAACTGGGTAAAACTGCCCTGA
- the mshB gene encoding N-acetyl-1-D-myo-inositol-2-amino-2-deoxy-alpha-D-glucopyranoside deacetylase, producing the protein MSDRIPRLVFVHAHPDDETLTTGATIAHYAARGAQVHVVTCTLGEEGEVIGDRWAHLTVDRADQLGGYRIGELTAALRALGVGPPQFLGGAGRWRDSGMTGTPARRHQRFIDADDTETVGALAALIRKVRPHVVVGYDPHGGYGHPDHIQAHRVTTAALNAAQADAGDPGWATPKFYWTVTAGSARRAALRRLQDDDRLPHWTLGADDFSDAVGDYADDRIDAVIEAPESRAAKVAAMAAHATQITVGPTGRAFALSNNVIQPVLDSEHYVLAAGAAGPRDARGWETDLLAGLGFGGHPHRVSSC; encoded by the coding sequence GTGTCCGATCGGATTCCCCGGCTTGTGTTCGTGCATGCCCACCCCGATGACGAAACGCTGACGACCGGCGCCACCATCGCCCACTACGCCGCCCGCGGCGCCCAGGTTCATGTGGTGACCTGCACGCTCGGGGAGGAAGGGGAGGTCATCGGGGACCGTTGGGCGCACCTGACGGTGGACCGGGCCGACCAGTTGGGCGGCTACCGCATCGGTGAGCTGACCGCGGCGCTGCGGGCGCTGGGAGTCGGTCCGCCGCAATTTCTCGGCGGCGCCGGGCGCTGGCGCGACTCGGGGATGACGGGCACCCCCGCCCGGCGTCACCAGCGGTTCATCGACGCCGACGACACCGAGACCGTCGGGGCGCTGGCGGCCCTGATCCGGAAGGTCCGCCCGCACGTGGTGGTCGGCTACGACCCGCACGGCGGCTACGGCCACCCCGACCACATCCAGGCCCATCGCGTCACCACCGCGGCGCTGAACGCAGCGCAGGCCGACGCCGGCGATCCGGGCTGGGCCACGCCGAAGTTCTATTGGACGGTGACGGCCGGCAGCGCCAGAAGGGCCGCGTTGCGCCGGCTGCAGGACGACGACCGCCTGCCGCACTGGACGCTGGGGGCCGACGATTTCTCCGACGCCGTCGGGGACTACGCCGACGACCGGATCGACGCGGTGATCGAGGCTCCCGAGTCGCGCGCCGCCAAAGTGGCGGCCATGGCCGCCCACGCCACCCAGATCACCGTCGGTCCGACTGGTCGCGCGTTCGCCCTGTCGAACAACGTGATCCAGCCGGTCCTGGACAGCGAACACTACGTGCTGGCCGCCGGCGCGGCCGGTCCGCGCGACGCCAGGGGATGGGAGACCGATCTGCTGGCGGGACTTGGGTTCGGCGGCCATCCGCACCGGGTAAGCTCCTGCTGA